A single genomic interval of Chloracidobacterium validum harbors:
- a CDS encoding ferredoxin, with translation MAQVQERFPENTHGPFDVDARRIDCDGCRSIVPEVFAHHDRRAPAYALRQPEPEDENRQTNATKRPWRLARLKPSATMASQKAPRLCKLT, from the coding sequence ATGGCGCAAGTCCAGGAACGATTTCCAGAAAACACTCATGGGCCGTTCGACGTGGACGCGCGGCGCATTGACTGTGATGGTTGCCGTTCGATTGTGCCGGAGGTCTTCGCGCACCATGATCGTCGGGCGCCGGCTTACGCGCTGCGCCAGCCTGAGCCTGAAGACGAAAACAGGCAGACGAACGCTACCAAGCGGCCCTGGCGTCTTGCCCGGTTGAAGCCATCGGCGACGATGGCGAGCCAGAAAGCGCCCCGCCTATGCAAACTGACCTGA
- a CDS encoding hemin-degrading factor, which yields MTASNSVIEPTTDAGYTAEDIAREWAALRQTEPKLRIRDAASKLGVSEAQLVALGCGTTATRLNADWGDVIRQLEALGPVMALTRNTVVVSEKDGQYRNVEIFAGHTRMGQVLDSGIDLRLFLDRWAIGFAVREESPRGPRRSFQFFDATGTAVHKTYLREASDVAAFEELTGRFASSDQSREQAVAAPPPPAAEIPDAEVDVDGFRQAWRELRDTHDFVRLTHRFKVSRTQALRLADPDMAWRIRPDSLAQVLENVAAAKENLMVFVGNPGCIQIHSGPVHNVKLIGEWLNILDDGFNLHVYEPGVASAWVVKKPTARGLVTGVEFFDAQGEQIAILHAKRREGEPPSTFWADLCDRLPRI from the coding sequence ATGACCGCATCCAACTCAGTCATCGAACCAACCACCGACGCCGGATACACGGCAGAGGACATCGCCCGCGAGTGGGCCGCGCTGCGGCAGACCGAACCCAAACTACGCATTCGTGATGCCGCGTCAAAGCTCGGCGTCAGTGAAGCCCAACTGGTGGCGCTTGGCTGTGGCACGACGGCCACGCGCTTGAACGCCGACTGGGGTGACGTTATCCGGCAACTCGAAGCCCTGGGCCCGGTGATGGCGCTGACGCGCAACACCGTCGTCGTCAGCGAGAAGGATGGCCAGTATCGGAATGTCGAAATTTTTGCCGGCCACACGCGCATGGGGCAGGTGCTCGACAGTGGCATCGATCTCCGGCTGTTTCTCGACCGCTGGGCAATCGGCTTTGCCGTGCGCGAGGAATCGCCCCGCGGACCGCGGCGCAGCTTTCAGTTCTTTGATGCGACCGGAACGGCCGTTCACAAGACCTACCTGCGCGAAGCCAGTGACGTTGCCGCGTTTGAAGAACTGACGGGCCGGTTTGCCAGCTCCGATCAGAGCCGTGAGCAGGCTGTTGCCGCGCCGCCGCCACCGGCTGCCGAAATCCCGGACGCCGAGGTGGATGTGGATGGCTTCCGGCAGGCCTGGCGTGAACTCAGAGATACGCACGATTTCGTGCGGCTGACACATCGGTTCAAGGTCAGTCGAACCCAGGCTCTCCGGTTGGCCGACCCGGACATGGCGTGGCGAATTCGCCCGGATAGCTTGGCGCAAGTTCTCGAAAACGTCGCGGCCGCCAAGGAAAATCTCATGGTGTTTGTCGGCAATCCCGGCTGCATTCAAATCCACAGCGGCCCGGTGCACAACGTCAAGCTCATTGGGGAGTGGCTCAACATCCTTGATGACGGCTTCAATCTCCACGTTTACGAACCGGGCGTAGCCAGCGCTTGGGTCGTCAAAAAGCCAACGGCGCGTGGATTGGTCACGGGGGTCGAGTTTTTCGACGCGCAGGGTGAGCAAATCGCCATTCTCCATGCCAAGCGTCGGGAGGGCGAGCCGCCATCCACCTTCTGGGCTGACCTCTGTGACCGATTGCCGCGCATTTGA